One Janthinobacterium sp. TB1-E2 genomic region harbors:
- a CDS encoding GGDEF domain-containing protein: MTDVLPAAPPAALPEVLFSRLLEDALDAVIIIDEHCRIRYINGAMQALSGYASGELLGQTLNGLLPDAVGAQHDNHVINYIRSSRTSSVLGKIREFAIRHRDTQMIPIEMKAMDLGVVDGIRYFGAFLLDVRERRELAAKNASLLAQLEQQALHDALTSLPNRRAYEAQAEQAMARAARSGAALTVGVADLDHFKKINDRYGHAVGDAVLRTVAQALRDTGRITDVAARLGGEEFGLLFPDASLQQAHRVAERIRAAVAAAITPLPDGGELQVTISIGVASLTAGATLDAAMSDADKALYAAKHQGRNKVVAAQ; the protein is encoded by the coding sequence ATGACAGATGTATTGCCCGCAGCACCGCCTGCCGCTCTTCCCGAAGTGCTCTTTTCCCGCCTGCTGGAAGACGCCCTCGACGCCGTCATCATCATCGACGAGCATTGCCGCATCCGCTATATCAATGGCGCCATGCAGGCATTGTCGGGCTATGCGAGCGGGGAATTGCTGGGCCAGACCTTGAACGGCCTGCTGCCAGACGCCGTCGGCGCGCAGCACGACAATCACGTGATCAATTACATCCGCAGCTCGCGCACGTCCAGCGTGCTGGGCAAGATACGCGAATTCGCCATCCGCCACCGCGACACGCAGATGATCCCCATCGAAATGAAGGCGATGGACCTGGGCGTGGTCGACGGCATCCGCTATTTCGGCGCCTTCTTGCTCGACGTGCGCGAACGGCGCGAACTGGCGGCCAAAAACGCCAGCCTGCTGGCGCAGCTGGAACAGCAGGCGCTGCACGATGCGCTGACGTCGCTGCCGAACCGGCGCGCGTATGAAGCGCAAGCCGAGCAGGCGATGGCGCGCGCGGCGCGCAGCGGCGCCGCCCTGACCGTGGGCGTGGCCGACCTCGACCATTTCAAGAAGATCAACGACCGCTACGGCCATGCCGTGGGCGACGCCGTACTGCGCACGGTGGCGCAGGCCCTGCGCGACACGGGACGCATCACCGACGTGGCGGCGCGCCTCGGTGGCGAAGAATTCGGCCTGCTGTTCCCCGACGCCAGCCTGCAGCAGGCGCATAGGGTGGCCGAACGCATCCGCGCCGCCGTGGCCGCCGCCATCACGCCGTTGCCCGATGGCGGCGAACTGCAGGTGACCATCAGCATCGGCGTGGCCTCCCTGACGGCCGGCGCCACGCTGGATGCGGCCATGTCCGATGCCGACAAGGCTCTGTATGCGGCCAAGCACCAGGGCCGCAACAAGGTCGTGGCGGCCCAATAA